AGGCGGTTGCGTTCGTCGTAGGTGGCGGTGGCGGTGCCGTTCCTGGTGCGGTTGCCGGCCGCGTCCCACTCGTAGGCGGTGGTGGTGCCGTCAATGCTCCAGGAGGTGAGGCGTCCGGCCTGGTCGTAGCCGTAGCGGTTGTCCTTGACCGGGTCGGTGGCACTGCCGCTGACGGTCTTGCGGGTCAGGCGGTTGTCGAGGTCGTACTCGTAGGCGGTGCCGGTGAGCGGGGTGTTGAGGTTGGCGCCGCTCAGGAGTTGGTCGCCGCTCAGGCGGCCGAGTCCGTCGTAGCTGAGGCGCTGTTCGGACATGGCCTTGAGCTTGGTGGCGTCGGCCGGGTCGGCGGCGACGTACCGCTGGCTGTTCAGGCGGCCGTCGCCGTCGTAGCCGTACCAGTTCTGGGTCTTCAGCTTGGGGTTGTTGGCCCAGTCGAGCTGGCCGTCGGCCTTGTAGCCGAGGGTGGTCAGGTCGGTGTCCTTGTCCCAGCGCTTGGTGACGCGCCCGTCGGCGTCGTACTCCCAGGTCTGGGTGGCGGTGGTCAGGTCGGTGCCGGCGGAGATCAGCAGGCCGCGGTCGTTGTACGTGTAGTTCTGGGCGTTCAGGGCCGAGGAGTTGTTCCGGATCAGGTGCCCGGCCGGGTCGTAGGCCAGATCCCGGTCGGAGGTGCCCGCCTCGGCACCGGTGCCGCTCTCGTGGACCAGGCGGCCGGCCGGGTCGAAGGTGCGGGTACGGGTGATCCCGCCCGGTTCGGACAGCTTCACCGCCTGGCCGCCCATGTCGTAGGTGGTGGTCCAGGTGCGGTCGGCGGCGGCCGGGTGGGCCGTGGTAGCCGGCTCGATCGTGGATTCCGGCAGGCCCCACGTGTTGAAGGTGTAGACCGTGGTGTTGCCCTTGCCGTCGGTCAGGCGGGTGCGGTTGCCGCCGGCGTCGTAGCCGAAGGTAGTGGTGATCGCCTGGCCTGCGGCGACCGGCTCGGTCAGCTTCACGACGCGGCCCAGCGCGTCGTAGGCGGTACTGGTGACGGCGCCGGTGGCGGGGCTGGTGCTGCTGAGGACCCGTCCTTCCAGGTCGAAGGTGGCGGTGGCGGTGCGCAGCACCGTGCCGGAGGGGTCGAGGTTGTCGGTGGCGGCGGGGTTGCCGAGGGTGTCGTAGTGGGTGCGGACGGATTCGCCGAGGGGGGCGGTGGCGCGCACGGTGCGGCCGAGGCCGTCGTATTCGGCCTTGCTGGTGCGGCCGAGCGGGTCGGTGCTGGTGAGGACCTGGCCGGCGGGGTTGTAGGTGGCGGTGCTGGTGTTGCCGGCGGGGGTGGTGAGGGCGGTGCGGTTTCCGGCGTCGTCCCAGGTGAACTTGGTGGTCAGGTTCTGCGGGGTGGGCTGGCGTTCGACGATGGTGGCGGTGAGGGTGCGGCCGAGTTGGTCGTAGGTGGCCTCGGTGCGGGCGCCGACCGGGTTGGTGGCGGACAGTTGGAGGCCGGTGGGGGTCCAGGTGGCGTTCCAGGTGGGCGGGGTGTCGTACACGGGGGTCTGGGTCCCGAAGCCGCCCTTGGTGTTGGGGTCGACGCGCTGGATCTGGTGGCCGAGGCGGTCGTAGGTGAAGGTGGTCTTGCGGCTCAGGCCGTCGGTGCTCGCCGTGACCCGTGAGAGCTTGTCGTACTCGAACTTGGTGATCGAGCCGAACGGGAAGGTGGAGCCCGGCCGGTAGTAGGTGGGCAGGCTGACCTGGGTGGTCCGGCCGAGGGCGTCGACCCAGCGGCTGGTGGTGTTGCCCAGCGGGTCCTGCTCCTCGACGACCTCGCCGAAGGCGTTGTAGCCGGTGGTGACGGCCGGCCGGATCGAGGTGGCGGCTGCTCCACCGCTCTCGGCGGCGACCTGCGGGGCGACGGTGCTGGTGCGGCGTCCGAGGGTGTCGTACTGGTAGGTGGTGGTGTAGGCGGCGGGGTCGGCGCCGGTGGCGTTGCCGTTAGGGGTGGTGCTGCTGGTGAGCAGGCCGCGCTGGTCGTAGGTGAAGGTGCTGACGGCGGTGGGGCCGCCGGTGGTGGAGCCGAGCTGGGCGCGGGTCAGGCGTCCTGCGGGGTCGTAGGTGTTGGTCTGGACGCTGTTCTCGGTGTCGCTCACCTTGAGGGTGGTGGCGGTGACGCGGTCGTCGGCGTCGTAGCCGAGGGTGGTGGTGCGGGCCAGGCCGCCGGGGTCGAGGACGGTCTGGGTGACGCGGCCCGAGGGGTCGACGGTGTGGACGGCGGTGGTGCGTCCGCCGCCGGTGGTCTGCTTGATCAGGTAGCCGGCGCCGTCGTACTCGTTGGCCTCCAGGACGATCGACCGGGTGCTGCCGTCGGCCTGGGTGACGGCCTCGGCCTTGGTGGTGGCGGGCAGGCCGTCGTCGAAGTAGGTGTAGCTGGTGACGGCGCCCATCGGGTCGGTGACGGAGGCCAGGCGGCCGGCGGGGTCGTAGGCGCGGGACTCGGTGGTCAGGTCGCGGGTGCCCTTGCCGTCGCCGTTCCAGCCTTCGATGACGCTGGTCGCCGGCTGGCTGCGCGGGGTGTAGGTGTAGCGGGTGACCTGGCCGAGCGCGTCGGTGACGGAGGCGCGGCGGCTGAGCGCGTCGTAGCCGTAGCGGGTGGTGTTGCCCACCGGGTCGGTGTCGCTGTCCGGGCGGCCGGCGCTGTCGTAGGTGGTGGTGGCGGCGCGGGAGCCGTCGGTTCCGAGGATGTCGGCGGTGGTGGTGCTGGTGGGGCGGCCGTCGGCGTCGAAGGCGACGGTGGTCTTCGTCTGGTGCTCGGTGCCGAAGACTGCGTCGGTGACCTTGGGCCCGGTCTGGGCGACGAGGTGGCCGAGTTCGTCGTACTCGTAGGTGGTGGTGACGCCGGCGGGTTGGGCGTCGGAGGTCTCGGTGGCCCAGGTCTTGCGGCCGGCGGTGTTGTAGCCGTAGGTGAGGGTCATGCCGCTGGGCAGGGTGGTGCGGGCCGGGTCGCCGGACGCGTAGTAGGTGTAGCTGGTGACCGCGCCGCCCGCGGTGGTCTCGCTGGCGAGCAGCCCGGGCGGGGTGGTGCCGCCGTCGGCGGCCGGTTCGGTGCCGGTGGTGTAGCTGGTGTGGGTGGTGCGGCCGTCCGGGCGGGTGGTCGACTCGGGCAGGCCGAGGGCGTTGTAGGCGACGGTGGTGCGGTAGGTGTTGTCGCCGGGCCCGGCGGAGCGGGCGTCGCGGGTCTCGGAGGGCTTGTCGTTGCGCGGGTCGTTCGGGTTGGCGGCGTTGTAGTAGTAGCTGGTGTAGGACGTCCAGCAGGAGTTGACGTCGCGGCAGGTGGTCAGGGAGACGGTGTTGCCGCGGGCGTCCTGGCCGCTGACAGTTGAGTGTCCGTTGGGGTCGGTGACGGTGTGGACGAAACCGCCGATGTCGTAGGTGTAGCTGGTGGTGTTGCCGGCCTCGTCGGTACGGGAGATGAGGCGGTTGCCGCGGGTGACGTCGTGGATGTCGGTGGTGGTGTTGCCGGCCGGGTCGGTGAGGGTGACGCGGGAAGCCAGTTCGGTGGCCGAGGAGGCGGAGCGCGCCTGGTAGTGGGCGGCGATGCGGTCGGCGGCCAGCGGGTGCTGGTAGAAGGCGACTTCGTCGATCTGGCCGGTCAGCCAGGACCAGCCGCCGTTGCCGCCAGGCGCGTTGCCGACGTAGCCGCCGCCCAGGTAGGTGCGGTTCATGTTGAGGTGGTTGGGGGTGCCGGAGGCGGTGCCGACGAGGGTGCCGTCCAGATAGAGCGACTGGGTGCCCTGGGCGGCGCTGATCGCGGCATGGTGCCAGGAGCCGTCGGTGACGGCGCCGGCGGAGGTGATCGAGCCGCCGGTGATGCCGTAGAACCAGCCGCGCAGCTTGCCGTCGGAGCCGACGTAGAGCACCGGGACGGTGTTGTACGGGTTGGCGCCCATCGGTTCGCTCTGGGTGCTCAGCAGGACGCCGGGGCCGGCGGTGCGGAACCACAGCTCGGCGGCGAGTTCGGTCCTGGTCTGCAGGATCGGGGTGGGCAGGTCGATGTAGGAGGAGGCGGTGCCGTTGAACTCGGCGGCGCGTCCGTCGCCGGGGCCGAACACGCCGGTGGTACCGGGCTTGACGGCCGGTGCGTAGGTGCCGTTGCCCTTGATGGCCGCGACCTCGCTGGCGGCGGTGGTGCCGGCGCTCTCGTCGAGGCGCCAGAACCCGGCGGGCGAGTCGGCGACCACCGAGCCGCGGTAGCCGACGCCCTGGCCGGCGACCTGGGCGCTGCGGGCGCGGTAGTGGGCGACGACGTCGCCGGCACTCAGCGGGTGCTGGTAGAGCGTGACTTCGTCGATGGAGCCGGTGAAGTGGCTGATGTCTCCAGGCGCGGCGGGCCAGAACCGGGCGAAGCCGGCGCCGATGTAGGTGTGGCTGTTCTGCTGGTAGTCGACGGTGCCGGTCTGGACGCCGACGACCTGGCCGTCGAGGTAGAGGGTCTGGGCGGTTGCCTGGACCGAGAGCACGGCGTGGTGCCAGGTGCCGTCGGTGACGGGGTTCGCCGAGGCCGCGCTGTCCGTCGCGGTGCCGTAGAAGCGGCCTCTCAACTTGCCGTCGGAGCCGACGTACATGACCGGGGTCCAGCTGCCGCCGACGCCGTTGGGGTCGTCGATCGTGCGGCTCTGGTCGCCGATCAGCACGCCCGGGGTGGTGGTGTTGAACCAGAGCTCGACGGCGACGTCGGTCTTGGCGTGCAGGACGTCCTGCGGGATCTCGATCTGGGCCTTGGCGGAGCCGTCGAGGCGGGCGGCGGTGTCGTCGGTGGGGGCGAAGACACCGGGGGCCTTCTTGGTGACGCCGTCGCCGTAGGTGCCGGACAGGCCGGTGCCGACCTCGCTGGCGGCGGTGGCGCCGTCGCGTTCGCCGAGCCGCCAGTAGCCGGCCGGGTCGGAGGCCTTGACGGCGTTGGTGTAGAGGAAGGAGCCGCCGCTGAAGGTCGGTTCGGAGATCTTCCAGTCGCTGCCGGCGGCGTCGGTGACCTTGGTGACGCGTTCGGTGGTGGCGTCGTAGGCGACCTGGGCGCTGGTGCGGCCGCTGGGCAGGGTGGTCTTGGTGAGCTGGACGCTGCCGGTGCGCAGGGCGTAGTGCTCGGCGACGGTCTGCTCGGTGAGCGGGTAGTCGTAGACCGCGGCCTCGTCGATCTGGCCGTTGAACCAGGACCAGCCGCCGTTGCCGCCGGGCAGGGTGCCGGTGTAGCCGCCGCCGAGGTAGGCGCGGTCCATGTTGAGGTAGTCGATGTCGCCTGCGGCGGTGCCCACGAGGGAGCCGTCGAGGAAGAGGGCGGTGGTGTTCCGCGCTCCCGCGAGCACCACGTGGTGCCAGGTGTTGTCGGTGACGGTGCCCGGGGTGGTGATCGGGCCGCCGGTGACGCCGTAGAACAGGCCGCGGAGCTTGCCGTCCGAGCCGACGTAGAGGGCCGGCACGACGTTGTACGGGTTCTCCCCCATGGCGCGGTTCTGCAGGGTCAGGATGACGCCGGCGGAGCTGGTGCGGAACCACAGTTCCACGCTGCGGTTGGCGGAGGAGCTGATGGCCCGGTTGGGCAGTTCGACGTAGGAGGTGGAGCGGCCGTTGAAGGTGACTGCCTGGTTGCCGCTGGCGGTGAGCGCGCCGCTCGCGCCCCAGGTGACGTCCTTGGCGTCCGCCGGGGAGCGGTCGCTGACCTGGGCGTCATTGGCGACGGCGGTGCCGTCGGCCTGGCCCAGGCGCCAGTAGCCGGCCGGGCCTGCATCGCGTACGGCGGTGCGGTAGCGCGAGCCGGCGCCGTACTCGTAGGCGGTGCAGCCGGTGGCGGCGGCCGGGTCGGCGCCGGGCGGGCAGACCTTGGTGAGCTGGTCTCCGTTGTACTGGTACGACCAGCTGCCGGTGGAGCCGGCGGCGGTCACGGTGGTGACGTGGTTGCCGGTCCAGCCGAGGTTCAGGTAGCGGCCGGAGGCGCTGTCCTTGACCTGGGCGAGGTGGCCGGAGGCGTAGACGAGGTCCTGGGTGTGGCCGGCGGTGTCGGTGATGCGGGTGAGGTGACCGTCGGCGCCGAAGGTGTGGATCGTGCCGGAGCGGTCGGTGAGCGTCCAGCCGCCGCTGTCGACCTTGCGCAGGTCGGCGGCCATGCCGCTGCCGGGCACGTAGGTGTTCTTGCCCGGGTCCCAGCCGAAGCGGGCGCGCGAACCGTTGGCGGCGGTGACCAGCACGTTGCCGGGCAGGGAGAGCCAGCTGCTGGTCTCGACCTGGATGCGCATGTCCCACGCGGTGCTCCAGCCGGCGCCGAACGCGCCGTCGGTGCGCGGGTCGAGGGAGTTGTAGCTGCGCGTCACCGACAGGGCGGGGCCGACGACGGGCAGTGCGGCGTCGGTGGCGGCGGTGGTGTAGTTGCCGGCCGCGGTGTTGACGCTGCGGCCTGAATCGGCGGCGGTGGTGTACTGGTTCGGCTGGGGCAGGACGGTGCGGATGTAGGAGGCGGCGGTCCAGTCGCTGGATCCGGCGCCGTCGCCCGCCTTGGCGTACCAGGCGTACTGCTCGTTCCAGGTCAGCCAGCCGGGTGGGATGACGAAGCGGGACTGGCGCTTGAGGTAGTCGGTCTGCTTGCAGTCCACGTGGGCGTCGCCGCCGACGACCCGGCAGACCTGGAACTTGTAGTCGAGGTCGGGGTAGGGCGCGCGGTCGGGGTCGACGCCCTCCGCGGTGAGCGTGGGCTGGAGCTGGTAGACGACCGCTCCGGAGGGCGGGGCGAGACGGGTGATGTGCGGGGGAATGTTGATCGAGGAGATCTGGATGCTGATCGGCGGTACGTAGGCGTCGACCCAGAAGTTGCTCACCTGGTACTGGTCCATGGTGAACGAGACGGTGTAGGCGCCCTGCGGGAGGGCGCGGATGTGCGCGTCGACCACGGCGCTGCCGCCTGGGGGAACGTCGTACGGCATCGACGTCCAGGCGATGTTGCTGCCGTAGTCGGTGATGTTGTTGTTCCACTGGTCGTACAGCAGGTACGACATCTTGTAGTTGTTGGTGGGGGTCCAGGTGTCCATGCCGCGGTTCCACACGCGCAGGCGGACGATGCCCTCCTGGGTGGCGGTCACCGGCTGCTGGAGGCCCCAGAGTTCGTAGTCGGCACCGTAGCGGGACCAGGTGACGTCCAGGGACGGCTGGCCGCCGGACATGTTGGCGCTGCCGAACTGCTTCCAGGAGTAGTTGTCCCAGACGTCGGACTTGATGGCCAGACCGTAGTTCGCGGTCCAGTGGTGGGTCCAGGAGTTGACCAGGTTACGGCCGTCGGCGCCCAGGTCGATCGACTCCCAGGCTTCCGGGCAGGCCCAGGCACTGGATGCGCTGGGCCGCCAGCCGTGGGCGAAGGAGGGCGCGGCCAGGGCGGGGCCGGTGGCGGGCGCGGACGAAGCGCGCACGGAACCCGGAGACCACCAGGAGGTGACCTGGTGGATGGTGACGGTGCGCGGGGTGCAGCTGTAGGACCAGCCGTTGTACAGGCTCAGGCGGGCGCCGAGGATGGTCGCGTTGCTGAGGGAGTCCTCGATGCCGGTGAACTTGATGAACGACGTGGCCTGGTTCTTTCCGCCGTTGTTGGTGCCGACCTTGAGGACGGTGTCACCGGAGAAGTCCTGCTCGTAGCCGGAGTACGCGTAGGTGGTCTCCAGGGCCCGGACGGAGGAGAGCGACGGGTCGACCTTGACCGGGTAGACGCGCTCGGGCGCGTGCAGCCAGGCCTCGTCCAGCTTCATCTTGAGGGCCTGGCCGCCGGCCGGCAGCTGAACGAGCTCGTAGGAGACGCCGCCGGAGATCACGCCTTCCTCGGTGTGGGGCGCGAAGGCGGAGTCCTGCATCCAGCCCGCGGGCATGCGCCCGCGCAGGACGCCTGCGGCGTCCGTGAAGTGCACGGAGCCGTCGGCGTCCAGGGACGCGGTCACGCCCTGCAGACGCAGCGGGAAGACCCACTCGGTGGGCGCGGTGGCGTCCTTGAGGACCAGATTCTCCTTGAAGGAGGAGTTGCCGGCCAGGATCGTCAGGTCGGCCTTGGGCCGGGCCTCGGCGTAGGTGATGGTGCTGCCCTGCGCCGTGCCCTGGACGGGGGCGGCGCCCTGCAGGCTGTAACCGACGAAGATGCCGTCGGCGAGCTGGAGCTGGACCAGCGGGTCGGCGTCAGCGGTCAGGCCGAGCGTGAACTGCTGCTCGGTGGAGGTCGTGGTCCACCCGGTCTGGACCGGGGCGGCGCGGCCGGCGGTGGCCGTGCCGGCGGGTATCAAGGTCGTGTCGATGGCGGCCCACGAACCGTCGGCGCGGCGGAAGTTGACCGGCTCGGGGTAGCTGCGGGTAGTGAAGGTCCCGTCGGCGTTCTGGAACGTCCGTTGCTGCGCCGTGCGCTTTTCGGGGAGTTCCTTGCTCTTAGCCGGGTCGAAGCTCTTGGCAGGATCGACCTTGCTACCGGGAAGGGCTACAGGCTTCTCCGCAGGCTTGGCCTCGGTGGCGGGCAGCTTGGTGGTCTGGGGCGGCACGACGGCCTGAGCGGGCGCGGCCGAGGACTTGTCCTCGGGCAGCTCGCCCGGCACGGGAGCCGCGCCAGGGTGGCCTGAGCTGTCGTTCGCGCTGGTCGCGGCGGTGGTGGCGTCGTGGCCACGGCCCTCGGCACTGCCCTGGGGCTGCTTGGGGCGCGGGCCGGGGTCGGCGGGCGTGGTGGCGCCGGCCCGGCGCAGCAGGGTCTCGGCGGCGGCCGACCCTTCGGCTGTTCCGAGGACGACCATGGTCATGGCCAGCAGGATTGCCAGGGGACGGCGCAGCACTCGGAAACCCACCAGACGTTCAAAGAAAGGCAAATGAAACGGCAGTAGGTATACCTGACCACCAGTGAGCAGATAAAGGGATATTTACATCGATGTGCCGGAGATCACACAGCAAAGGTAATTAAAAGGGTTTAATTGACGCAACATTAGTTTTCTGACGGTTCGTCGGTTTTTAGCCGGCGGCTCGTCTCGATCTCTGCAGGCTGGCGGCCGACTGGCCATAGCCCGGTTGTTTCGCCAGGTGGGCCCGGGTTCCACAGCTCCGAGGCTCACTGCTCATGCCGAGCTTCTGTGCCTGACGCAGGGAGCGCCGACCTCCAGGGTGGTGGTCGGCGCTTCGCTGGTGCCGTTCAGCGGGCACGGGGCCTGGCGGCTCACCAAGGTGCTGGACCGGTTCAGCGGTGGCGACCCGGCGCAGCAGATAGAGGAAGGGAATCCGTGTCAGCGGCACCGACTTGCCACAAGCGCTCCGTCATCGGCGTGGGATAGGTACGCCTGCGGAGCGGAGTCTGGCCTCGGTGAGTGCGGTCAGGCGGGCTGAGACCGAGGCCTGGTCTCCGCGGTGGTTGTTGATCAGCCGGTACTGGGTGGCGGCCTTGTTCCAGGCCCGTTGGCTGGCGGGGCTCCCCAGCAGTGCGGGGTTGGCGAGGTAGCGGTCGGCCATGGCGTTTGCGAGCTCTGCGATCCTCGGGTCGTCCGGTTCCCAGGACTCGGCCTCCTGGCCGCGCTTGACCAGCTCGATGTACTCGGGGTCGTCCAGCTGGTGTTCGAGCTGGGCCAGGAAGCCCTCGAAGCCCTCCGGCACCAGCACCCTGGCCAGCACCAGGGCTTCGCGCTGCGCGGCCACGTAGTCGGGACCGAAGCCGAGGCCGGGCATCCGGTTGAGGACCGCGCAGGCGCGCTCGGGCAACAGGGCCCGGTCGCCTTCGGCGAGCCGGTGCAGCATGTCGAGGCGCGCGGACAGCTCCGCGATCCGTTCGGTGAGCTGCCGTGCGACGTCGGCGAGGGCGTCGGCGAACTGGCCGGCATCGGCGTCGAGTAGCAGCCCGATCTCGGCCAGCGGCACCCCGGCGGCGGCCAGCGTCCGGACCTGTACCAGCCGCAGCAGTTCCTCCGATCCGTACCGCCGGTAGCCGGAGGTGTCGCGCTGCGGCTCGTCGACCAGCCCGTGCTGGTGGTAGTGCCGCACCGTCTTCACCGTGACGCCGACGAACGCCGCCGCCTGCCCGATCGTGACCCCGCTCGTCATCCGGCTCAGCCTGCCTCGTACTCGGGCTCGACCACGACACACAGCGTGGCCGAGCAGGGGAAGGAGCGACGCCGAGCCCGTCCCGGCCCGGCGCCGCCCCGGGCGCGTTCTGTCTGACGCACGATCGGAAGGGGCCGGTCCGCGAAGCGTACGGGGCCCGGGCGTTCAGCGCGTCGGCCGCGCCGGATCGGCCCGCCCGCTGCCGAACACGTCGCCGACGAGCCGCTGTTGGGCGGTCTGGAATGCCGCTGCTATGGACATGTCGGCGTCGTCCACGTAGGTCAGCCCGGCGGTCATGGTGGTACTGCCGTCGGGGGTGCTGTACATCAGCGCAGCCGAGCCAATGGTGGCGCCGTTGTGGTGGAAGACGGTGCCGGCGCCCGGCCCCAGGTCCTGCGCGAACACCCCCAGGCCGTAGCCGATCGTCGCCTCCGGAGTGCGCATCTCGGTCAGCAGTTCGGCCGGCAGCAGCTTGCCGCCCATCAGTGCGGAGAAGTAGGTGTGCAGGTCCTTGGTGGTCGAGATCATGTCACCGCCGGCCGCGACCCAGGTGGGGTTGTGGCGGGTGACATCGACCGTCTTCTCCTGCCCGGCGTCCTCATAGCGGTAGTAGCCGTGGTTGTGGGGCTCGGGGACCTCCGGCGAGGCGCCCGGCGCCACGGTGCCGGTCATCCCCAGCGGCCCCAGGATCAGCCGCTGCAGCTCGTCGGCGAACGACCGTTCGGTGATGCTCTCGATCACCAGCCGGGCCAGCACGTAGTTGGTGTTGGAGTAGCTCCAGCCCGATCCCGGCTCGAACCGCGCCGCCTTGGACAGCGACAGCCGCACCAGCTCCTCGGGTAGATAGGTGTGGAACCGTTTGTCCACCCACGCCTTGCCCCGCCAGGGGACCCCGAACGCGACCGTCCCGTCCTCGTAGAGCTCGCCGGTGTGGCTGAAGATCCCACTGGTGTGCTGCAGCAGCATCCGCACGGTGATCCGTCGGTCCAGCCCGAACTCGGGCAGGTAGTCACCGGCAGGGATGTCCAGGCCGATCCTGCCCTCGGCCGCCAGCATGAGCACCGTGGTCGCGATGAAGTTCTTGGTGCTGCTGCCGATGCGGAAGTGCCCATCGGTCAGCGGCTTCGCGCTTCGGCCCAGCTCACGCGCCCCGCCGCTGCCGGCCCATTCGCCCCGCTCGTCGTTCACCCGCAGCTGCACCCCGAGAACACCGGACTCGACGATCTCCTCGATCACCTTCTGCAGCTCCGGACGGTCCTGGCCCCGGCCGGAAAGGATGACGGACATGGTGTTGCTCCTTCAGGTCTGCTCTGCCCGCTCGGCGTCGGGCCGTTGCGACCAGCC
The sequence above is drawn from the Streptomyces kaniharaensis genome and encodes:
- a CDS encoding LamG-like jellyroll fold domain-containing protein, with the translated sequence MTMVVLGTAEGSAAAETLLRRAGATTPADPGPRPKQPQGSAEGRGHDATTAATSANDSSGHPGAAPVPGELPEDKSSAAPAQAVVPPQTTKLPATEAKPAEKPVALPGSKVDPAKSFDPAKSKELPEKRTAQQRTFQNADGTFTTRSYPEPVNFRRADGSWAAIDTTLIPAGTATAGRAAPVQTGWTTTSTEQQFTLGLTADADPLVQLQLADGIFVGYSLQGAAPVQGTAQGSTITYAEARPKADLTILAGNSSFKENLVLKDATAPTEWVFPLRLQGVTASLDADGSVHFTDAAGVLRGRMPAGWMQDSAFAPHTEEGVISGGVSYELVQLPAGGQALKMKLDEAWLHAPERVYPVKVDPSLSSVRALETTYAYSGYEQDFSGDTVLKVGTNNGGKNQATSFIKFTGIEDSLSNATILGARLSLYNGWSYSCTPRTVTIHQVTSWWSPGSVRASSAPATGPALAAPSFAHGWRPSASSAWACPEAWESIDLGADGRNLVNSWTHHWTANYGLAIKSDVWDNYSWKQFGSANMSGGQPSLDVTWSRYGADYELWGLQQPVTATQEGIVRLRVWNRGMDTWTPTNNYKMSYLLYDQWNNNITDYGSNIAWTSMPYDVPPGGSAVVDAHIRALPQGAYTVSFTMDQYQVSNFWVDAYVPPISIQISSINIPPHITRLAPPSGAVVYQLQPTLTAEGVDPDRAPYPDLDYKFQVCRVVGGDAHVDCKQTDYLKRQSRFVIPPGWLTWNEQYAWYAKAGDGAGSSDWTAASYIRTVLPQPNQYTTAADSGRSVNTAAGNYTTAATDAALPVVGPALSVTRSYNSLDPRTDGAFGAGWSTAWDMRIQVETSSWLSLPGNVLVTAANGSRARFGWDPGKNTYVPGSGMAADLRKVDSGGWTLTDRSGTIHTFGADGHLTRITDTAGHTQDLVYASGHLAQVKDSASGRYLNLGWTGNHVTTVTAAGSTGSWSYQYNGDQLTKVCPPGADPAAATGCTAYEYGAGSRYRTAVRDAGPAGYWRLGQADGTAVANDAQVSDRSPADAKDVTWGASGALTASGNQAVTFNGRSTSYVELPNRAISSSANRSVELWFRTSSAGVILTLQNRAMGENPYNVVPALYVGSDGKLRGLFYGVTGGPITTPGTVTDNTWHHVVLAGARNTTALFLDGSLVGTAAGDIDYLNMDRAYLGGGYTGTLPGGNGGWSWFNGQIDEAAVYDYPLTEQTVAEHYALRTGSVQLTKTTLPSGRTSAQVAYDATTERVTKVTDAAGSDWKISEPTFSGGSFLYTNAVKASDPAGYWRLGERDGATAASEVGTGLSGTYGDGVTKKAPGVFAPTDDTAARLDGSAKAQIEIPQDVLHAKTDVAVELWFNTTTPGVLIGDQSRTIDDPNGVGGSWTPVMYVGSDGKLRGRFYGTATDSAASANPVTDGTWHHAVLSVQATAQTLYLDGQVVGVQTGTVDYQQNSHTYIGAGFARFWPAAPGDISHFTGSIDEVTLYQHPLSAGDVVAHYRARSAQVAGQGVGYRGSVVADSPAGFWRLDESAGTTAASEVAAIKGNGTYAPAVKPGTTGVFGPGDGRAAEFNGTASSYIDLPTPILQTRTELAAELWFRTAGPGVLLSTQSEPMGANPYNTVPVLYVGSDGKLRGWFYGITGGSITSAGAVTDGSWHHAAISAAQGTQSLYLDGTLVGTASGTPNHLNMNRTYLGGGYVGNAPGGNGGWSWLTGQIDEVAFYQHPLAADRIAAHYQARSASSATELASRVTLTDPAGNTTTDIHDVTRGNRLISRTDEAGNTTSYTYDIGGFVHTVTDPNGHSTVSGQDARGNTVSLTTCRDVNSCWTSYTSYYYNAANPNDPRNDKPSETRDARSAGPGDNTYRTTVAYNALGLPESTTRPDGRTTHTSYTTGTEPAADGGTTPPGLLASETTAGGAVTSYTYYASGDPARTTLPSGMTLTYGYNTAGRKTWATETSDAQPAGVTTTYEYDELGHLVAQTGPKVTDAVFGTEHQTKTTVAFDADGRPTSTTTADILGTDGSRAATTTYDSAGRPDSDTDPVGNTTRYGYDALSRRASVTDALGQVTRYTYTPRSQPATSVIEGWNGDGKGTRDLTTESRAYDPAGRLASVTDPMGAVTSYTYFDDGLPATTKAEAVTQADGSTRSIVLEANEYDGAGYLIKQTTGGGRTTAVHTVDPSGRVTQTVLDPGGLARTTTLGYDADDRVTATTLKVSDTENSVQTNTYDPAGRLTRAQLGSTTGGPTAVSTFTYDQRGLLTSSTTPNGNATGADPAAYTTTYQYDTLGRRTSTVAPQVAAESGGAAATSIRPAVTTGYNAFGEVVEEQDPLGNTTSRWVDALGRTTQVSLPTYYRPGSTFPFGSITKFEYDKLSRVTASTDGLSRKTTFTYDRLGHQIQRVDPNTKGGFGTQTPVYDTPPTWNATWTPTGLQLSATNPVGARTEATYDQLGRTLTATIVERQPTPQNLTTKFTWDDAGNRTALTTPAGNTSTATYNPAGQVLTSTDPLGRTSKAEYDGLGRTVRATAPLGESVRTHYDTLGNPAATDNLDPSGTVLRTATATFDLEGRVLSSTSPATGAVTSTAYDALGRVVKLTEPVAAGQAITTTFGYDAGGNRTRLTDGKGNTTVYTFNTWGLPESTIEPATTAHPAAADRTWTTTYDMGGQAVKLSEPGGITRTRTFDPAGRLVHESGTGAEAGTSDRDLAYDPAGHLIRNNSSALNAQNYTYNDRGLLISAGTDLTTATQTWEYDADGRVTKRWDKDTDLTTLGYKADGQLDWANNPKLKTQNWYGYDGDGRLNSQRYVAADPADATKLKAMSEQRLSYDGLGRLSGDQLLSGANLNTPLTGTAYEYDLDNRLTRKTVSGSATDPVKDNRYGYDQAGRLTSWSIDGTTTAYEWDAAGNRTRNGTATATYDERNRLLTDGTSTYRYTARGTLAAVTTAAKEDALAYDAFGRLITEGTTTYTYDGLDRVTTRNAARFSYDGGSNNPTSDGTWTYARDTAGNLLGAANATTSVRVRTDQHTDATATLDTNGTTVTGTTTYDPFGKPTATSGTSTSLGYQSGWTDPDTGDVNMHARWYRPGTGGFTSRDSYLLNPSPSAQANRYTYANANPLGGTDPSGHMDVSGCGCASGPAIVAGPGGSSQVSMGNAGGGIEFGDGLFEGRITIKVKPGSGGNSAARPAAPAQQAEPEVGEGSGYSAPSRPYNPYTPGFSYAGAPATGFSSYRYGSVPGNYAGNDIYEEKREAREHWRSSSPTSSPQSPTGTPAEDPEDTPDRDYDPQPSRPTCNTCHRPTTHPRPPTPRAEPPKPLWDKTRAAVERPAPQLDWAPRDPHDTLNAIAASYSSANLLAMVALTPNVLPSTVAAPGPQPGQSTEPEEEGGPTCLNRRPIDAEDNGPDGWTYYSQVKRGGQALGATACMYGETSGGTRADPNSPGMDEAKRRAKLLYPGQDTKNLVNSCHLIPDALGGRGVQANLSPCWTTPVNVGKMTKIQTMVKNQLKENIVQMSVVPDYMYQGSMIPFRYRFKIHVWNSKGVLIDYEEPEVYNAKDGYNLETDF
- a CDS encoding MerR family transcriptional regulator; amino-acid sequence: MTSGVTIGQAAAFVGVTVKTVRHYHQHGLVDEPQRDTSGYRRYGSEELLRLVQVRTLAAAGVPLAEIGLLLDADAGQFADALADVARQLTERIAELSARLDMLHRLAEGDRALLPERACAVLNRMPGLGFGPDYVAAQREALVLARVLVPEGFEGFLAQLEHQLDDPEYIELVKRGQEAESWEPDDPRIAELANAMADRYLANPALLGSPASQRAWNKAATQYRLINNHRGDQASVSARLTALTEARLRSAGVPIPRR
- a CDS encoding serine hydrolase domain-containing protein, translated to MSVILSGRGQDRPELQKVIEEIVESGVLGVQLRVNDERGEWAGSGGARELGRSAKPLTDGHFRIGSSTKNFIATTVLMLAAEGRIGLDIPAGDYLPEFGLDRRITVRMLLQHTSGIFSHTGELYEDGTVAFGVPWRGKAWVDKRFHTYLPEELVRLSLSKAARFEPGSGWSYSNTNYVLARLVIESITERSFADELQRLILGPLGMTGTVAPGASPEVPEPHNHGYYRYEDAGQEKTVDVTRHNPTWVAAGGDMISTTKDLHTYFSALMGGKLLPAELLTEMRTPEATIGYGLGVFAQDLGPGAGTVFHHNGATIGSAALMYSTPDGSTTMTAGLTYVDDADMSIAAAFQTAQQRLVGDVFGSGRADPARPTR